In the genome of Streptococcus oralis, one region contains:
- a CDS encoding CPBP family intramembrane glutamic endopeptidase has translation MKGKETKFYLGTILVLVSYYLIFNLVAKLDSVSQLSDLGFYGIQILLIVIEGIVATVVLVKSQRWKEYGRFEFRWSYLGIFFLSFLLMFLWVNITTRIFPSTQNGSAIVKEAANLTGISYFITRILYGSLIAPIVEELVFRGLLMTSLTKFKKYYVDIIVSSTLFSLIHVLQYGWVITDFIIYAGAGLLLCMLFRYTRSIYWSMALHILWNSFLIIVSLLVFGY, from the coding sequence ATGAAAGGGAAAGAAACGAAATTTTATCTAGGGACCATTTTGGTGCTTGTGTCCTATTACTTGATTTTTAATCTTGTAGCAAAATTAGACTCAGTGAGCCAGTTATCTGATTTGGGATTTTATGGGATTCAAATTTTATTGATAGTAATTGAGGGAATTGTTGCTACTGTGGTTCTTGTAAAGAGTCAACGTTGGAAAGAGTACGGTCGATTCGAGTTTCGTTGGTCCTATCTGGGTATCTTCTTTCTTTCCTTTCTATTGATGTTTTTGTGGGTAAATATAACGACTCGGATCTTTCCCAGCACGCAAAATGGGAGTGCAATAGTGAAAGAAGCAGCTAATTTGACAGGAATTAGTTACTTTATAACGCGCATTTTATACGGTAGTCTCATTGCTCCTATAGTTGAAGAGTTGGTTTTTCGGGGGCTTCTGATGACATCCCTAACTAAATTTAAAAAATACTATGTTGACATAATTGTCTCCTCGACTCTATTCAGTCTTATCCATGTTTTGCAATATGGATGGGTGATAACAGACTTCATCATTTATGCAGGAGCAGGTCTGCTACTCTGTATGCTCTTTCGTTATACACGTTCAATTTATTGGTCAATGGCACTCCACATCTTGTGGAATAGCTTTTTAATTATCGTGAGTTTATTGGTGTTTGGGTATTAG
- a CDS encoding XRE/MutR family transcriptional regulator, which produces MIEKQELGEFYKELRLARKLKQSDVACDGLTASQLSKFELGQSMLSADKLILAIQGINVTFDEFGHKLNNYQESPHMRFGRKVVDRFAHQDIAGLEQLLEKVEQEQIAQTYRRLNAIVIKNAIHSLDKNYLLEEEDSEFLTSYLYAIESWTWFELYLFCNTMPFLSNQDLIFLSTSLLEKSKEFKELAHNRLYMKSGYLNIISELIERKLFSYIPIFESELESMLRPYDVFEKLLWQFLKKMSVFLQTKGSNQKEIEHFIQSLQILENPQLTALFELRLQQYKELID; this is translated from the coding sequence ATGATTGAAAAACAGGAATTGGGAGAATTTTACAAGGAATTACGCTTGGCGCGAAAACTCAAGCAGTCAGATGTAGCTTGTGATGGACTGACAGCATCCCAGCTATCCAAGTTTGAACTAGGACAGTCTATGCTGTCTGCGGATAAGCTGATCCTAGCTATCCAAGGGATAAATGTGACCTTTGATGAGTTTGGGCACAAGCTTAATAACTACCAAGAATCTCCCCATATGCGATTTGGTCGAAAGGTTGTGGATCGCTTTGCCCATCAAGATATAGCGGGTTTAGAGCAACTATTAGAGAAGGTCGAGCAGGAACAGATAGCGCAGACCTATCGTCGTTTGAATGCTATTGTGATTAAAAACGCTATCCATTCTCTGGATAAAAACTATCTGCTAGAAGAGGAGGATAGCGAGTTTTTGACTAGCTACCTCTATGCTATCGAGTCTTGGACCTGGTTTGAACTCTATCTTTTTTGCAATACCATGCCCTTCTTGAGTAATCAAGATCTGATCTTTTTATCAACCTCCTTACTCGAAAAATCCAAGGAATTTAAAGAATTGGCACACAATAGACTGTATATGAAAAGTGGCTATCTGAATATCATATCAGAGCTCATAGAGCGTAAGCTTTTCTCTTACATCCCAATCTTTGAGTCCGAGTTGGAGAGCATGCTTCGTCCGTATGATGTTTTTGAGAAATTATTGTGGCAATTTTTAAAGAAGATGAGTGTTTTCCTTCAAACTAAGGGAAGCAATCAAAAAGAGATTGAACACTTTATCCAATCTCTGCAAATATTAGAAAATCCACAATTAACAGCCCTTTTTGAACTACGCTTACAGCAATATAAAGAACTTATCGATTAG
- the tsaD gene encoding tRNA (adenosine(37)-N6)-threonylcarbamoyltransferase complex transferase subunit TsaD: MKDRYILAFETSCDETSVAVLKNDDQLLSNVIASQIESHKRFGGVVPEVASRHHVEIITACIEEALVEAGITEEDVTAVAVTYGPGLVGALLVGLSAAKAFAWAHGLPLIPVNHMAGHLMAAQSVEPLEFPLLALLVSGGHTELVYVSEAGDYKIVGETRDDAVGEAYDKVGRVMGLTYPAGREIDELAHQGQDIYDFPRAMIKEDNLEFSFSGLKSAFINLHHNAEQKGESLSTEDLCASFQAAVMDILMAKTKKALEKYPVKTLVVAGGVAANKGLRERLAAEITDVKVIIPPLRLCGDNAGMIAYASVSEWNKENFAGLDLNAKPSLAFDTIE, translated from the coding sequence ATGAAGGATAGATATATTTTAGCATTTGAAACATCTTGTGATGAGACCAGTGTTGCCGTCTTAAAAAACGACGACCAGCTCTTGTCCAATGTCATTGCTAGTCAAATTGAGAGTCACAAACGCTTTGGGGGCGTGGTGCCAGAAGTTGCCAGTCGTCACCATGTCGAGATCATTACAGCCTGTATCGAGGAGGCTCTAGTAGAAGCAGGAATTACCGAAGAGGACGTTACAGCTGTTGCGGTTACCTATGGACCTGGATTGGTTGGAGCTCTGCTAGTTGGTTTGTCAGCTGCCAAGGCCTTTGCTTGGGCGCATGGTCTACCACTTATCCCCGTTAACCACATGGCTGGCCACCTCATGGCGGCTCAGAGTGTGGAGCCTTTGGAGTTTCCTTTGTTGGCCCTCTTGGTCAGCGGTGGCCACACAGAGTTGGTCTATGTTTCTGAGGCTGGCGATTACAAGATTGTTGGGGAGACACGAGATGATGCGGTTGGGGAGGCTTATGACAAGGTCGGTCGTGTCATGGGCTTGACCTATCCTGCAGGTCGCGAGATTGATGAGTTGGCTCATCAGGGGCAGGATATTTATGATTTCCCTCGTGCCATGATTAAGGAGGACAATCTAGAGTTTTCATTCTCAGGTTTGAAGTCTGCCTTTATCAATCTCCATCATAATGCTGAGCAAAAGGGAGAAAGCCTGTCTACAGAGGATTTGTGTGCATCCTTCCAAGCAGCAGTCATGGATATTCTTATGGCCAAAACCAAGAAAGCTTTGGAGAAATATCCTGTTAAAACCCTAGTCGTGGCCGGTGGCGTGGCTGCCAATAAAGGTCTCAGAGAACGCTTGGCAGCTGAAATCACAGATGTCAAGGTCATTATCCCTCCTCTGCGCCTATGTGGAGACAATGCAGGCATGATTGCCTATGCCAGCGTCAGCGAGTGGAACAAAGAAAACTTTGCAGGCTTGGATCTCAATGCCAAACCGAGTCTCGCTTTTGATACCATAGAATAA
- the rimI gene encoding ribosomal protein S18-alanine N-acetyltransferase, with protein MIEIKRIQQQPDLAQAIYAVMADVYPVSPWTLEQIQADLSQDQTWYALAYDGTEVIGFLAVQENLFEAEILQIAVKGAYQGHGIASALFATLPTDKEIFLEVRKSNHRAQAFYKKEKMAVIAERKSYYHDPVEDAIIMKREIDEG; from the coding sequence ATGATAGAAATCAAACGAATCCAACAGCAACCTGACCTGGCTCAAGCCATCTACGCTGTCATGGCAGATGTTTACCCAGTCAGTCCTTGGACGCTGGAACAAATCCAAGCAGACCTGTCCCAAGACCAAACTTGGTATGCTCTGGCTTATGATGGGACAGAAGTGATTGGCTTTCTAGCCGTTCAGGAGAATCTCTTTGAGGCAGAAATCCTGCAAATCGCTGTCAAAGGAGCCTATCAGGGTCATGGAATTGCATCAGCCTTGTTTGCAACATTGCCGACAGATAAGGAAATTTTCCTTGAAGTCAGAAAGTCAAATCATCGAGCGCAAGCATTTTACAAGAAAGAAAAGATGGCGGTCATCGCTGAGCGAAAGTCCTATTACCATGACCCAGTCGAGGACGCCATCATCATGAAGAGAGAAATAGATGAAGGATAG